The DNA window CCCGCCTTGAGGATAGGCGTACCCTGAAGGAAGTTATGGAAACGGTGGAAAAGGAACTTATTGAAGAAGAACTACGCTATACCCGGGGGAACGTTTCCCGGGCCGCAAACAACCTGGGAATTTCCGAACGTATCATGGGACTACGGGTAGCAAAATATGGCCTTAAGGCGCGGGGAGCAGGCAATGGCGATGAATAGTGCGATTGAGTTTATAGACCGGGTGAGGAAGGACACGGATTTCCGCGGCCTGGCTTATCGGGTAGACAGCGGGGAACAGTTTTCCTCCTGGATACAAAAGGCGGGCTATACGTTTACTCCGGCGGAAATTGACGATGCGTTCCGGGTACTACTCCTCAAAGCCGCCGATGAGGAAGCTGCGGAGCTGATCAAGGAAATACGGCAGTGGTATACCCTGCAGTCGTAGTATATTGACACTCAGTGAACTACGCCGGGAGTTCCGCCAAAAATTTCCGATAATCCCCCAGGTTCTTCTCCAGTAGAGCCGGGGTATCAAGACCATAGGGACAATTATCCTTGCAATGGTTACAATGGATGCAGTCTTCGATCCGGGCCATTTCTTTTTTAAAGTCCTCCGTAAGGAACTGCCCGGGGGGCATACGGCGGAGCAGCAGGAACATCCGGGCGCAGGTAGAAATTTTAATCTCCGCGGGGCAGGGCTGACAGTAATCGCAGGCCCGGCAGAAGTTACCCGCCAGTTCCGCCCGATCCGCCTCAATACGGCGGCGCTGTTCCGCGCTTAGAACCGTGTTTCCCCTCTGGGCGGCGAACAGGGCGTCTAACTCGCTTTCCCGCTGTATGCCCCAGATGGGGACGGCGCCTTTAAAGTCCCCAAGCCAAGCCCGGGAGGCTGCCACATCGGTGATAAGCCCCCCGCTCAGGGCTTTCA is part of the Treponema primitia ZAS-1 genome and encodes:
- a CDS encoding Nif11-like leader peptide family natural product precursor; the protein is MAMNSAIEFIDRVRKDTDFRGLAYRVDSGEQFSSWIQKAGYTFTPAEIDDAFRVLLLKAADEEAAELIKEIRQWYTLQS